The following proteins are encoded in a genomic region of Saccharopolyspora antimicrobica:
- a CDS encoding ABC transporter ATP-binding protein, with amino-acid sequence MSTEDEKTAGERLLEVEDLHVEFRTRDGVAKVLNGVNYHVDAGETLAVLGESGSGKSVTAQTVMGILDIPPGAITGGAIRYRGEDLLSATDSRRRELRGESMAMIFQDALSALNPVYTVGFQIAEQLRLRRGMSRKDAMKKAVELLDQVKIPNAKQRVKEYPHQFSGGMRQRAMIAMSLALDPELLIADEPTTALDVTVQAQIMDLLDELRRERGMGLILITHDLGVVAEVADRIVVMYAGRIVESSDAYSLYKQPGHPYTEGLMRSIPRLDLKGQELETIKGLPPNLLAAPPGCPFHPRCPRAEERCSAEVPEYHQLGLGRISACHFAEEMMSRG; translated from the coding sequence TTGTCTACTGAGGACGAGAAGACCGCGGGAGAACGCCTGCTGGAGGTCGAGGACCTGCACGTGGAGTTCCGCACCCGCGATGGGGTGGCCAAGGTCCTCAACGGCGTCAACTACCACGTCGACGCCGGTGAGACCTTGGCGGTGCTGGGCGAGTCCGGTTCCGGCAAGAGCGTCACCGCGCAGACCGTCATGGGCATCCTCGACATCCCGCCGGGGGCGATCACCGGGGGCGCGATCCGCTACCGCGGTGAGGACCTGCTCAGCGCGACCGACAGCCGTCGGCGCGAGCTGCGCGGCGAGTCGATGGCGATGATCTTCCAGGACGCGCTGTCCGCGCTGAACCCGGTCTACACGGTCGGGTTCCAGATCGCCGAGCAGCTCCGGCTGCGTCGTGGCATGTCCCGCAAGGACGCCATGAAGAAGGCGGTCGAACTGCTGGACCAGGTGAAGATCCCGAACGCCAAGCAGCGCGTGAAGGAGTACCCGCACCAGTTCTCCGGCGGCATGCGGCAGCGCGCCATGATCGCGATGTCGCTGGCCCTGGATCCGGAACTGCTCATCGCCGACGAGCCGACCACCGCGCTGGACGTCACGGTGCAGGCGCAGATCATGGACCTGCTCGACGAGCTGCGCCGCGAGCGCGGCATGGGCCTGATCCTGATCACCCACGACCTGGGCGTGGTCGCCGAGGTCGCGGACCGGATCGTGGTGATGTACGCCGGGCGGATCGTGGAGTCCTCCGACGCGTACTCGCTGTACAAGCAGCCGGGTCACCCCTACACCGAGGGGCTGATGCGGTCGATCCCGCGGCTGGACCTCAAGGGTCAGGAGCTGGAGACGATCAAGGGCCTGCCGCCGAACCTGCTGGCGGCGCCGCCGGGCTGCCCGTTCCACCCGCGCTGCCCGCGCGCCGAGGAGCGCTGCAGCGCGGAGGTCCCGGAGTACCACCAGCTCGGGCTGGGCCGGATCAGCGCCTGCCACTTCGCGGAGGAGATGATGAGCCGTGGCTGA
- a CDS encoding ABC transporter permease → MTESSAASLTSEPAPTGPETAAVQPAKSQKPRGLWGDAWRDLRRRPIFLVSMAIIFVLLVMSVFPQLFTSVDPNHMDLARARQKPSAEAWFGYDTQGRDIYARAIYGARASIIVGVMATLLTVVIGSIFGLIAGYFGGWLDNLLSRFGEIFLGLPFVLGAIVILTTLNPATEIPDAFKITSLVILSISILSWPISMRIMRSAAISARNQDYVKAARALGAGPVRIILRHMLPNCLAPVLVYATIALGSFIAVEATLSFLGLGLRSPVVSWGVMIADSRQYITVAPHLLIFPAAFLVVTVLAFVMLGDAVRDALDPKQK, encoded by the coding sequence ATGACTGAATCAAGCGCTGCCAGTCTGACCTCAGAGCCGGCCCCGACCGGGCCGGAGACCGCAGCGGTGCAGCCCGCCAAGAGCCAGAAGCCCCGCGGGCTGTGGGGCGACGCCTGGCGCGACCTGCGCCGTCGGCCGATCTTCCTGGTCTCGATGGCGATCATCTTCGTACTGCTGGTGATGTCCGTCTTCCCGCAGCTGTTCACCTCCGTGGACCCCAACCACATGGACCTGGCCCGGGCGCGGCAGAAGCCGTCGGCGGAGGCCTGGTTCGGGTACGACACGCAGGGCCGCGACATTTACGCCCGTGCCATCTACGGGGCCCGCGCCTCGATCATCGTCGGCGTCATGGCGACCCTGCTGACGGTGGTGATCGGTTCGATCTTCGGCCTGATCGCCGGCTACTTCGGCGGCTGGCTGGACAACCTGCTGTCCCGGTTCGGCGAGATCTTCCTGGGCCTGCCGTTCGTGCTCGGCGCGATCGTCATCCTGACCACGCTGAACCCGGCGACCGAGATCCCCGATGCTTTCAAGATCACTTCGCTGGTGATCCTGTCGATCTCGATCCTGTCCTGGCCGATCTCGATGCGGATCATGCGGTCCGCGGCGATCTCGGCGCGCAACCAGGACTACGTCAAGGCCGCGCGCGCCCTGGGCGCCGGGCCGGTGCGGATCATCCTGCGGCACATGCTGCCGAACTGCCTGGCGCCGGTCCTGGTGTACGCCACGATCGCGCTCGGGTCGTTCATCGCGGTCGAGGCGACGCTGTCGTTCCTCGGCCTGGGGCTGCGGTCCCCGGTGGTGTCCTGGGGCGTCATGATCGCCGACTCGCGCCAGTACATCACGGTCGCACCGCACCTGCTGATCTTCCCGGCGGCGTTCCTGGTGGTCACGGTGCTGGCGTTCGTGATGCTCGGGGACGCCGTGCGCGACGCGCTCGACCCGAAGCAGAAGTAG